A genomic region of Streptomyces sp. NBC_00247 contains the following coding sequences:
- a CDS encoding ABC transporter substrate-binding protein has protein sequence MRTGIRVRIATALAVIALTATACTGGSPATGKGAGGAKGGALPRDETLYTTGTQWGPPANYNPLRDWDHATGTKGLVYETLFHFDPNAGKLTPWLAESGAWKDAKTYEAKLRPGITWSDGEPLTAKDVAYSYGLGKIEASSFHSLWSWLSGAEAVDDTTVRFTFKTAHYQEWDFTLYGRAIVPEHVWSGRSEEEILNGVNDKPVGSGAYTLKSKSQDRVVWQRRDTWWGTKALGMTPAPRYIVDVSNPSNEVVIGQLGQGQLDLSNNFLPGASSLVKAKKVVSYYDQPPYMLSANTAWLVPNTTRKPLDDAAFRKALAASVDIDKIVKGVYGDLVKKADPTGLLPQWDSYIDKGVVASDGFSHDTAGAKKILADAGYRDTDGDGLVENKDGSKISLKLAVPTGWTDWMEAAKVIAAGAKSAGISVTTEFPDQNALSEQRAKGDFDLVINNDRQLSNTPWTYYEYMFQLPVQKQQNTVNFGRYENQRAWDLVQQLGAVPTDDAAGMKAVTGKLQKIQLDEMPIIPLWYNGLWSQSTTGTWTNWPSDEPGAPTYAPALWRNWLEMGGFEMLTQLKPAK, from the coding sequence ATGAGGACGGGTATCCGGGTGCGGATCGCCACCGCACTCGCCGTGATCGCGCTCACCGCCACCGCGTGCACCGGAGGGAGCCCGGCGACGGGCAAGGGTGCGGGCGGCGCGAAGGGCGGGGCGTTACCGCGCGACGAGACGCTCTACACCACCGGTACGCAGTGGGGGCCGCCGGCCAACTACAACCCGCTGCGCGACTGGGACCACGCCACCGGCACCAAGGGGCTGGTCTACGAGACGCTCTTCCACTTCGACCCCAACGCCGGGAAGCTGACCCCCTGGCTCGCCGAGTCCGGCGCCTGGAAGGACGCGAAGACCTACGAGGCGAAGCTGCGGCCCGGGATCACCTGGTCCGACGGCGAGCCGCTCACCGCCAAGGACGTCGCGTACTCCTACGGCCTCGGCAAGATCGAGGCCTCCTCCTTCCACTCGCTGTGGAGCTGGCTCTCCGGTGCCGAGGCGGTGGACGACACGACCGTCCGCTTCACCTTCAAGACGGCCCACTACCAGGAGTGGGACTTCACCCTCTACGGCCGGGCGATCGTCCCCGAACACGTGTGGAGCGGCCGGTCCGAGGAGGAGATCCTCAACGGGGTCAACGACAAGCCGGTCGGCAGCGGGGCGTACACCCTCAAGAGCAAGTCCCAGGACCGGGTGGTCTGGCAGCGCCGCGACACCTGGTGGGGCACGAAGGCGCTCGGCATGACGCCCGCGCCGCGCTACATCGTGGACGTCTCCAACCCGAGCAACGAGGTCGTCATCGGCCAGCTCGGACAGGGGCAGCTCGACCTGAGCAACAACTTCCTGCCCGGCGCCTCCTCGCTGGTCAAGGCCAAGAAGGTCGTCTCGTACTACGACCAGCCGCCCTACATGCTCTCCGCCAACACCGCCTGGCTGGTGCCCAACACCACCCGCAAGCCCCTGGACGACGCCGCCTTCCGCAAGGCGCTCGCCGCCTCCGTGGACATCGACAAGATCGTGAAGGGCGTCTACGGCGACCTGGTCAAGAAGGCCGACCCGACCGGCCTGCTCCCGCAGTGGGACAGTTACATCGACAAGGGCGTGGTGGCCTCGGACGGGTTCTCCCACGACACGGCGGGCGCCAAGAAGATCCTCGCCGACGCCGGGTACCGGGACACCGACGGCGACGGGCTCGTCGAGAACAAGGACGGCTCGAAGATCAGCCTCAAACTGGCCGTGCCCACCGGCTGGACCGACTGGATGGAGGCCGCCAAGGTCATCGCCGCAGGCGCCAAGTCCGCGGGCATCTCGGTGACCACCGAGTTCCCCGACCAGAACGCGCTCAGCGAGCAGCGTGCCAAGGGCGACTTCGACCTGGTCATCAACAACGACCGCCAGCTGTCCAACACTCCGTGGACGTACTACGAGTACATGTTCCAACTCCCCGTCCAGAAGCAGCAGAACACGGTGAACTTCGGACGGTACGAGAACCAGCGGGCGTGGGATCTGGTCCAGCAGCTCGGCGCGGTGCCGACCGACGACGCGGCCGGGATGAAGGCGGTGACGGGCAAGCTCCAGAAGATCCAGCTGGACGAGATGCCGATCATCCCGCTCTGGTACAACGGCCTCTGGTCGCAGTCCACCACCGGCACCTGGACCAACTGGCCCTCGGACGAGCCGGGAGCGCCCACCTACGCCCCGGCGCTCTGGCGCAA